Proteins from a single region of Alloscardovia omnicolens:
- the ettA gene encoding energy-dependent translational throttle protein EttA, producing the protein MAEFIYQMINARKAYGDRVILDNVTLNFLPGAKIGVVGPNGMGKSTLLKIMAGTENLSNGEGGITPGYTVGILQQEPPLNEDKTVIENVREAYGDLYAKLKRFNDIGLEMAEPDADFDALMAEMGTLQEEIDAKNAWDLDNQIEQAMDALQCPDPDSPVTVLSGGERRRVALCKLLLEAPDLLLLDEPTNHLDAESILWLEQFLHNYQGAVLAVTHDRYFLDNVAEWICEVDRGQLFPYKGNYTTYLETKAKRLEVQGQKDAKLAKRLKSELEWVRTSPKGRQAKNKARLERYDQMEQEARNSKKLDFSEIQIPPGPRLGSTVLEANHIHKAFGDRVLIDDLSFTLPRNGIVGIIGPNGVGKTTLFKTIVGLEELTSGELKVGETVSISYVDQNRAGLDPNKNLWEAVSDGLDYIEVGGVEVPTRAYVASFGFKGSDQQKLTGVLSGGERNRLNLALTLKQGGNLLLLDEPTNDLDVETLESLENALESFPGCAVVISHDRWFLDRVATHILAWEGDDENPAKWFWFEGNFQAYQENKVARLGEEASKPHRIHRKLTRE; encoded by the coding sequence ATGGCTGAGTTTATTTATCAGATGATTAACGCTCGCAAGGCATATGGCGATCGCGTAATTCTGGATAACGTTACTTTGAACTTCTTGCCTGGCGCAAAGATTGGCGTGGTAGGCCCTAATGGTATGGGTAAGTCCACCTTGCTCAAGATTATGGCCGGTACCGAAAACTTATCTAATGGTGAAGGTGGCATTACTCCTGGCTACACAGTGGGTATTTTGCAGCAGGAACCACCTTTGAACGAAGATAAAACTGTTATTGAAAACGTGCGTGAAGCGTATGGCGATCTATATGCCAAGCTCAAGCGTTTTAACGATATCGGTCTTGAAATGGCTGAACCAGACGCTGATTTCGATGCTTTAATGGCAGAGATGGGAACGCTTCAGGAAGAAATCGACGCAAAGAATGCGTGGGATTTAGATAATCAGATTGAACAGGCAATGGACGCTTTACAGTGCCCAGATCCAGATTCTCCAGTTACTGTTCTTTCCGGTGGTGAGCGTCGCCGTGTAGCTTTGTGCAAGCTTCTGTTGGAAGCCCCAGACCTCCTCCTGCTCGATGAGCCTACTAACCATTTGGATGCAGAATCTATTTTGTGGCTCGAACAGTTCTTGCACAACTATCAGGGTGCTGTTTTGGCTGTTACCCACGACCGCTACTTCCTGGACAATGTAGCGGAATGGATTTGCGAAGTTGACCGCGGTCAGCTCTTCCCATATAAGGGTAATTACACCACATATTTGGAAACTAAAGCTAAGCGTTTGGAAGTTCAGGGTCAGAAAGACGCTAAGCTGGCTAAGCGTTTGAAGAGCGAACTTGAATGGGTCCGCACCTCTCCTAAGGGTCGTCAGGCAAAGAACAAGGCTCGTCTGGAACGCTATGATCAGATGGAGCAGGAAGCACGTAATTCCAAGAAGCTTGACTTCTCTGAAATTCAGATTCCACCAGGACCTCGTTTGGGTTCCACTGTTTTGGAAGCAAACCACATTCATAAAGCATTCGGAGACCGCGTGCTTATTGACGATTTGAGCTTCACCCTGCCTCGAAACGGCATTGTGGGTATTATTGGCCCTAACGGCGTAGGTAAAACTACTCTGTTCAAGACCATTGTAGGTTTGGAAGAGCTGACCAGCGGCGAGCTGAAGGTTGGCGAAACTGTTTCTATCTCTTATGTAGATCAGAATCGTGCAGGTCTGGATCCAAATAAGAACCTATGGGAAGCAGTTTCTGATGGGCTTGATTACATTGAAGTTGGCGGCGTTGAAGTACCAACCCGCGCCTATGTGGCAAGCTTCGGTTTCAAGGGGTCTGATCAGCAAAAGCTGACTGGAGTGCTCTCCGGTGGTGAGCGTAACCGTTTGAACTTAGCTTTGACGTTAAAGCAAGGCGGCAACCTCCTGCTGCTCGATGAGCCTACCAACGATTTAGATGTGGAAACACTGGAAAGCTTGGAGAATGCTCTTGAGTCATTCCCAGGATGTGCAGTGGTTATTTCTCACGACCGTTGGTTCCTTGATCGCGTAGCTACTCATATTTTGGCTTGGGAAGGCGATGATGAGAATCCTGCAAAGTGGTTCTGGTTCGAAGGTAACTTCCAAGCTTATCAGGAGAATAAGGTGGCTCGTTTGGGTGAAGAAGCATCTAAGCCTCACCGCATTCATCGCAAGCTAACACGCGAGTAA
- a CDS encoding glycoside hydrolase family 3 N-terminal domain-containing protein — translation MSNNIPRRQGRVGRVVKTSFSVIAAAAFLMGGTVIGGFSNKMIGSLATAYSHTVDNSKVNTEGLDLNYYKPQHTEENIRAAEEDLANRITGEGTVLLKNDDSTLPLKKGTKVSFFSVNSGTRQSSDVGIFSLLGSLTGQGSGTSIKDIFTHAGFDVNSTLWDFYNSDETKGYGLGPGSRSFGDAEDFSINEVPLKVLQKKKGLLDSAKGTMPIFVWSRVAGEGRDMARSMYNHAQDAADQKKSYLEPDSTELEVLKYLNDNFESVTMLIKSNASLQLDWLKDFPHIKAVLLAESLNDGVGQVFSGKFNPSGKTVDTFEADALQSAAAQNFGDYEYTDSSGKLTGYNYVTYKEGIYVGYRYYETRYFDKVMNQGNAGDFEYNQQVVYPFGHGLSYSTFSHSNFTLREADAHTLQATVTITNTGDVAGKDVAQIYMQSPYTDYDKAHGIEKAAAQLVGFAKTDQLEPGQSQTLNISIKKDLLKAYDSKQAKTYILDAGDYLFTDANNAHAATNNFLARAGKTTADGMTADGYASAVQVYTPANTDVDTTTYATDNVTGVKITNKFDDAAGDAQYLTRQDWVGTFPTHDGEASKQISTWGNEINGQDGKSYTYAKQASDSLMKKLKAHASGNTEKKTATPVFGKKNGKTLIEMRGLAFDDKAWNALLDQLTEAEYKELIGNSGYGVSAIKSIDMPFNYEADAASSWFYGAISYPYPNIMVLAQTYNTQLAKEFGQLRADEALLRQVAGMYAPSMNIHRTPFSGRNGEYYSEDPILTSLMLQPEIQVLSDNGIYTYVKHFAFNDQENHRGDRNGQLGLATWLNEQSAREIYLKPFEDSLKLTNTVKYVKKTADGTYENAQTTMRATRGIMTAFNRVGTTWTGGSYNLVSGVARGEWGFDGAIITDNANTGVFMDTEQMIEAGADIKLLNASDPTGKSVNVSDPHVYPFAREAAHRYLFTVANSRAMNGAMPGSVIKSKNGLATVTNTVRAVLYALAAVLLFFSVWRHVPATVDRVNARKAAKKARRKERKAARAAKKAAAQA, via the coding sequence ATGAGTAATAATATTCCTCGCCGTCAAGGGCGTGTGGGTAGAGTGGTTAAAACAAGTTTTTCCGTTATTGCGGCTGCGGCCTTTCTCATGGGAGGAACTGTTATTGGTGGCTTCAGCAATAAAATGATTGGAAGCCTCGCTACTGCTTATAGCCATACCGTTGATAATTCCAAAGTAAATACTGAAGGTTTGGATCTCAACTATTACAAGCCACAACATACTGAAGAAAATATTCGTGCGGCAGAAGAAGATTTAGCGAACCGTATTACAGGTGAAGGCACAGTTCTGCTGAAGAATGATGATTCAACTTTGCCATTGAAAAAAGGCACGAAAGTGAGCTTTTTCTCTGTAAACTCTGGAACACGTCAATCATCTGATGTTGGCATATTCTCACTTTTGGGAAGTCTTACTGGACAAGGCTCTGGCACGTCTATAAAAGATATTTTCACTCATGCAGGTTTTGATGTAAACAGCACTTTGTGGGATTTCTATAATTCAGATGAAACCAAAGGATATGGTTTAGGTCCAGGTTCTCGAAGCTTTGGAGATGCTGAAGATTTTTCTATTAATGAAGTTCCACTCAAGGTCTTGCAAAAGAAAAAAGGTCTGCTCGACTCAGCCAAGGGAACTATGCCGATTTTCGTATGGTCGCGCGTGGCCGGAGAAGGCCGCGATATGGCACGTTCCATGTATAACCATGCACAAGATGCTGCAGATCAGAAAAAATCCTATCTTGAACCAGACTCTACGGAGCTGGAAGTACTCAAGTATTTGAATGACAATTTTGAGTCTGTGACTATGCTCATTAAGTCTAATGCTTCATTGCAGTTGGATTGGCTAAAGGATTTCCCACATATTAAAGCAGTGTTGCTGGCTGAAAGTCTGAATGATGGTGTTGGTCAAGTATTCTCTGGCAAATTTAACCCATCAGGTAAGACTGTAGATACTTTTGAAGCGGACGCTTTGCAATCTGCAGCAGCTCAAAACTTTGGTGATTACGAGTACACAGATAGCTCTGGCAAGTTGACAGGCTACAATTATGTAACCTACAAAGAAGGTATTTATGTGGGGTATCGTTACTACGAAACCCGCTATTTCGATAAAGTGATGAACCAAGGCAATGCGGGTGATTTTGAATATAATCAGCAAGTTGTCTATCCATTCGGACACGGTTTAAGCTACAGCACTTTTAGTCATAGCAATTTCACTCTTCGTGAGGCAGATGCTCATACATTGCAAGCAACCGTCACTATTACAAATACTGGAGATGTTGCTGGTAAAGATGTGGCTCAGATTTATATGCAGTCTCCATACACTGACTATGACAAGGCACATGGTATTGAGAAAGCTGCTGCTCAGCTTGTAGGTTTCGCTAAGACGGATCAGCTTGAACCTGGGCAGTCGCAAACCCTTAATATTTCTATTAAGAAAGATCTGCTCAAAGCTTACGATTCCAAGCAGGCAAAGACCTATATTCTGGATGCTGGAGATTATCTCTTTACTGATGCTAACAATGCTCACGCGGCAACTAATAATTTCTTAGCTCGTGCTGGTAAAACAACAGCTGATGGCATGACTGCTGACGGATATGCTTCTGCAGTTCAGGTATATACACCAGCAAATACTGACGTAGATACCACCACATACGCCACCGATAATGTGACCGGTGTGAAGATTACAAATAAGTTTGATGATGCAGCTGGCGATGCTCAATATCTGACGCGTCAGGATTGGGTGGGTACTTTCCCAACTCATGATGGTGAAGCATCAAAGCAGATTTCCACATGGGGTAATGAAATTAATGGTCAGGATGGCAAATCCTACACCTACGCTAAGCAAGCCTCAGATTCTCTGATGAAGAAGCTGAAAGCCCATGCTTCTGGAAATACTGAAAAGAAAACTGCAACTCCAGTCTTTGGTAAGAAGAATGGTAAGACGTTAATTGAAATGCGCGGTTTAGCATTTGATGATAAAGCATGGAATGCGCTGCTCGATCAGTTGACAGAAGCTGAATATAAAGAGTTGATTGGTAATTCAGGCTATGGCGTGTCTGCAATTAAGTCTATTGATATGCCATTTAACTATGAAGCTGATGCTGCAAGCAGCTGGTTCTATGGGGCTATTTCTTATCCATATCCAAATATTATGGTGCTGGCTCAAACATACAATACGCAACTGGCGAAAGAATTCGGACAGCTGCGTGCAGATGAGGCTTTGTTGCGTCAGGTTGCCGGTATGTATGCGCCATCAATGAATATTCATCGCACACCATTCTCCGGACGTAATGGTGAGTACTATTCAGAAGATCCAATTCTAACCTCTTTGATGCTTCAGCCAGAAATTCAGGTACTTTCTGATAACGGTATTTACACCTACGTAAAGCACTTTGCCTTCAACGATCAGGAAAATCACCGTGGAGATCGTAATGGACAGTTAGGTTTGGCCACGTGGCTTAACGAGCAGTCCGCACGTGAGATTTACTTGAAGCCATTCGAAGATAGTCTCAAGCTGACCAATACCGTTAAATATGTGAAGAAGACTGCTGATGGTACATATGAGAATGCGCAAACTACTATGCGTGCTACTCGCGGCATTATGACTGCCTTTAACCGCGTAGGTACAACATGGACAGGTGGAAGCTATAATTTGGTTTCTGGTGTGGCACGCGGTGAATGGGGCTTCGATGGCGCCATTATTACCGATAACGCTAATACGGGTGTCTTTATGGATACTGAGCAGATGATCGAAGCTGGCGCAGATATCAAGTTGCTCAACGCTTCAGATCCAACCGGTAAGAGTGTGAATGTCTCTGATCCACATGTGTACCCATTTGCTCGTGAAGCCGCCCACCGTTATCTATTTACTGTGGCTAACTCACGTGCTATGAATGGGGCAATGCCTGGCTCAGTTATTAAGAGTAAGAATGGTTTGGCTACGGTGACTAATACAGTGCGCGCAGTGCTCTATGCCTTAGCTGCTGTATTACTCTTCTTCAGCGTGTGGCGTCATGTGCCTGCAACAGTAGATCGAGTCAATGCTCGAAAAGCTGCGAAGAAGGCGCGTCGTAAAGAGCGTAAAGCGGCACGTGCTGCGAAGAAAGCCGCTGCGCAAGCCTAA
- a CDS encoding DUF559 domain-containing protein codes for MNNLQTNISRLRGNEKRRVRYPHVTVLRSVVMNIESFSVETPRWQIRYAVNLARIVGVYHTRKNLRYFTHESAILLHGLSPWNVEPSVYAATNSNRHKTTLPKVTINTEDFEPREFRPTLSLQRGDKYITIDNLPVESLENTAIRMVISRPGVDALVAVSQILHKLTKFSHFQWQYSRSLEKQVKQSLLVRLDKIQKEHPKLGNYDKGRLLINAADAACESVGEAALQPILYAVFSDALVSQYKIHLNGHDYFADFAVPEVRLIIEFDGVGKMGTNEREFNDALHAQLNRQNAIESLGYSFIRVKWNDLLNPANLYNRVVRYSMKKYSDFHLRSCTLKSLLESEAVI; via the coding sequence ATGAATAATTTGCAGACGAATATATCGCGTTTACGAGGCAATGAGAAAAGACGAGTGCGCTATCCGCATGTTACTGTTTTACGGTCCGTGGTTATGAACATTGAGTCGTTCTCAGTAGAAACTCCGCGTTGGCAGATTCGTTATGCGGTGAATTTGGCAAGAATTGTGGGCGTATATCATACACGGAAAAACCTGCGATACTTTACGCATGAATCTGCCATACTCTTACATGGCCTTTCGCCGTGGAACGTAGAACCTTCTGTTTACGCTGCTACCAACAGCAATCGGCATAAAACAACGTTACCAAAAGTTACGATTAACACAGAGGATTTTGAACCGAGAGAATTTCGTCCAACTTTAAGCCTGCAACGCGGCGATAAATATATAACAATCGACAATCTTCCGGTTGAGTCTCTTGAAAATACTGCTATTCGTATGGTTATTTCTCGTCCGGGGGTTGATGCGTTGGTTGCAGTATCCCAAATTCTGCATAAGCTCACGAAATTTTCGCATTTTCAATGGCAATATTCGCGTTCGTTAGAAAAACAAGTGAAGCAGTCACTTCTTGTACGTTTAGACAAGATACAGAAAGAACATCCAAAGTTAGGTAATTATGACAAAGGAAGATTACTCATTAACGCAGCCGATGCTGCTTGCGAATCAGTAGGAGAAGCAGCATTACAACCGATTTTATATGCGGTTTTTTCAGACGCATTGGTGAGTCAATATAAGATTCACTTGAATGGTCATGATTATTTTGCAGATTTTGCAGTTCCAGAAGTGCGCCTCATTATTGAATTTGATGGCGTGGGAAAAATGGGAACAAACGAGCGAGAATTTAATGATGCTCTCCACGCCCAGCTCAATCGGCAAAATGCAATTGAATCTTTGGGATATTCATTTATACGTGTGAAGTGGAATGATTTGCTCAATCCAGCAAATCTCTACAATCGCGTCGTGAGGTATTCGATGAAAAAATATTCCGATTTTCACCTCCGTAGCTGTACTTTGAAAAGTTTACTCGAATCAGAAGCTGTTATATAA
- the thiE gene encoding thiamine phosphate synthase produces MKSDNRREFVKNMMLLYGVTDRAWSANYSLRDRVEDALKNGMTCVQLREKNMSDDDFLDEACEIGALCKQYNVPFIINDNVDVAIACDADGIHVGQSDEAAAKVRARVGNSMILGVSASTLEEAVKAEQDGADYVGLGAVFSTSTKADADYMSLETLSNICASVNIPTVAIGGIHAGNIDLLRQTGIDGVAVVSAIFGADDSAAATAQLREAAERIVLSHD; encoded by the coding sequence ATGAAGTCCGATAATCGCCGTGAATTCGTAAAAAATATGATGTTGCTGTACGGCGTTACAGACCGCGCATGGTCGGCTAACTATTCGCTGCGAGATCGCGTTGAAGATGCACTGAAAAATGGTATGACCTGCGTGCAACTGCGTGAGAAAAACATGAGTGATGATGATTTTCTTGATGAAGCGTGTGAAATTGGTGCTCTCTGCAAGCAATACAATGTGCCGTTCATTATTAATGACAATGTAGACGTGGCTATTGCCTGCGATGCAGATGGTATTCATGTTGGTCAAAGTGATGAAGCGGCAGCAAAAGTGCGCGCGAGAGTGGGAAATTCCATGATTCTGGGCGTATCTGCCTCAACTCTTGAAGAAGCTGTAAAAGCGGAACAGGATGGTGCTGATTATGTGGGCTTGGGTGCTGTGTTTAGCACTTCCACTAAAGCAGATGCTGACTATATGTCGTTAGAAACTTTGAGCAATATATGTGCGTCTGTGAATATTCCCACCGTTGCTATTGGCGGAATTCATGCGGGCAATATTGACCTATTGCGGCAAACAGGCATTGATGGCGTGGCTGTGGTATCCGCCATTTTTGGTGCAGACGATTCTGCTGCAGCCACAGCGCAGTTACGTGAAGCCGCTGAGAGAATAGTGCTATCGCATGATTAA
- a CDS encoding DUF5067 domain-containing protein, with product MSDTPEVTPVGPQPVPPATAPLPVQEVKSTSALAITSLVLGIIAVVFSFIPIINNLAFILGIIGVVFGVIGLVATGKRGKKKGHNIAIAGVVLTVLAMVITIAMQSAFSKAIDDATKETTSSATSSATAEKTTEKPQKAEADKSDEKPEESADGSVKIDNGNYTVKIVSAVKSNPDYEGKPTVLVTYEVTNNKNKNSNFMEIHAEVFQNGKSLDTAIYMDQPEGYDSNSMMTTLQPGATNTVTQGYVLEDETNPVTVEVKGTIDFSSGDEAKKEFALQ from the coding sequence ATGAGTGATACTCCAGAAGTAACTCCAGTAGGACCTCAGCCTGTGCCACCGGCTACAGCTCCACTTCCAGTACAGGAAGTAAAGTCAACGAGCGCTTTAGCTATTACTAGCTTGGTGCTCGGTATTATTGCAGTAGTATTTTCTTTTATTCCTATTATCAATAATCTCGCTTTTATCCTTGGGATTATTGGCGTTGTGTTCGGCGTAATTGGTCTTGTTGCCACAGGTAAACGAGGTAAGAAAAAGGGACACAACATCGCTATTGCTGGTGTGGTATTAACTGTTCTCGCCATGGTTATTACTATTGCTATGCAGAGCGCATTTTCAAAGGCGATTGATGACGCTACGAAGGAAACAACTTCTTCTGCAACTTCTTCTGCAACTGCTGAAAAAACAACTGAAAAGCCACAGAAAGCTGAGGCAGACAAATCAGACGAAAAGCCTGAAGAGAGCGCAGATGGTTCCGTAAAGATTGATAACGGAAATTACACAGTCAAGATTGTTTCTGCTGTCAAGTCAAATCCTGATTATGAAGGTAAGCCAACCGTACTCGTTACTTATGAAGTAACCAACAATAAGAATAAGAATTCTAACTTCATGGAGATTCATGCGGAAGTTTTCCAGAACGGAAAATCGCTCGATACTGCTATCTACATGGATCAGCCAGAAGGCTACGATTCAAACAGTATGATGACTACTTTGCAGCCAGGTGCAACAAACACGGTAACACAAGGATACGTTCTTGAAGACGAGACGAATCCTGTAACCGTTGAGGTTAAAGGCACCATCGATTTCTCTTCAGGCGACGAAGCCAAGAAGGAATTCGCCCTTCAGTAG
- a CDS encoding ABC transporter substrate-binding protein — protein MRISFLNFNRVRSVGKKIAVAGIAFFTALSLAACGSTSKPASSGSSMDKNAIITVNSVEPTGELLPGNVSDTASWKIATQLFDGLVTFTNKGELVMDEAESITPNADASVYTITLKKGLQFSNGEAITAQTYARAWSYAANAANAQVGASIFATIKGYDELQAEGVDPQAQLSGLKVVDDQTLEVTLNAPDSSFSYKVGDVAFLPIPSVAYKDIHAFGKNPTVSNGPYVLEKWNINKNIKLRVNKKYSGVREPKNAGIDFVVYDSLDSAYSDLQGGNLDVLDTIPTSALANYKNDHSIQAFSDSSSAFKSITIPQHLAHFQGEEGALRRAAISYAIDRESVINKILSGAATPATDFLAPVIAGYSKNLNGSEVLTYDAKKAKELWEQADAISTWEGTFTIGYNADGPYKEWVDAVANSISNSLDITAEGDAYATSKDFATAVNKRETSGAFRSGLQSDYPHPKGYLFQAYDSASADGKGLNNGDYKSAEFDAFMDKAAAQTELKDSIDTYHQSEELLLKDLPVIPLWYDNVSAGAAQKMKTVKFNYMGLPSYYELEKAE, from the coding sequence ATGCGCATTTCATTCTTAAACTTCAATCGCGTGAGGTCCGTTGGCAAGAAAATTGCTGTGGCGGGTATTGCATTTTTTACAGCTTTGTCCCTCGCTGCATGCGGTTCTACAAGCAAACCAGCTTCCTCTGGAAGCAGCATGGATAAGAATGCCATCATTACTGTAAATTCTGTCGAGCCAACAGGTGAGCTACTTCCAGGAAATGTATCTGATACAGCAAGTTGGAAAATTGCAACTCAACTTTTTGACGGTCTGGTCACTTTTACCAATAAAGGTGAACTTGTGATGGATGAAGCAGAATCTATCACGCCAAATGCTGATGCTTCTGTTTACACAATCACGCTGAAAAAGGGATTGCAATTCTCTAATGGTGAGGCTATTACTGCCCAAACGTATGCGCGCGCATGGTCTTATGCTGCTAACGCTGCCAATGCTCAGGTTGGCGCGTCTATTTTTGCAACAATTAAAGGCTACGATGAGCTTCAAGCCGAAGGTGTCGATCCGCAAGCACAGCTATCTGGGCTGAAAGTAGTAGATGATCAGACACTTGAAGTGACCTTGAATGCTCCTGATTCATCTTTCTCCTATAAAGTCGGAGATGTTGCATTCTTGCCAATCCCATCCGTAGCATATAAAGATATTCACGCATTCGGTAAAAATCCAACCGTTTCTAACGGTCCATATGTGCTGGAGAAATGGAATATCAACAAGAATATTAAACTGCGTGTAAACAAGAAGTATTCAGGTGTGCGTGAGCCAAAGAATGCTGGCATTGATTTCGTAGTCTATGATTCTTTGGATTCGGCATACTCCGATTTGCAGGGTGGAAATCTGGATGTTCTCGACACGATTCCAACATCCGCGCTCGCAAACTATAAGAATGACCACAGTATTCAGGCTTTCTCAGATAGTTCGTCTGCTTTTAAGTCCATCACTATTCCTCAGCATCTTGCACATTTCCAAGGTGAAGAGGGAGCTTTGCGACGTGCTGCCATCTCCTATGCTATTGACCGAGAATCTGTAATTAACAAGATTCTTAGCGGTGCTGCAACGCCTGCAACAGATTTCTTAGCACCTGTTATTGCTGGATATTCTAAGAATTTGAACGGTTCTGAAGTCTTGACATACGATGCCAAGAAAGCTAAGGAATTGTGGGAACAAGCAGATGCAATCTCCACATGGGAAGGCACTTTTACTATTGGATACAATGCAGATGGTCCATATAAAGAGTGGGTTGATGCTGTGGCAAATTCCATTTCTAACTCTTTAGACATTACCGCTGAAGGCGATGCATATGCTACAAGCAAAGATTTTGCAACAGCTGTGAATAAGCGTGAAACTTCGGGAGCATTCCGTTCAGGTTTGCAATCAGATTATCCTCATCCGAAAGGGTACCTTTTCCAAGCCTATGATTCTGCTTCAGCAGATGGCAAGGGACTGAATAACGGCGATTACAAGTCTGCGGAGTTTGATGCGTTTATGGATAAGGCTGCGGCTCAGACTGAGTTGAAGGATTCTATTGACACATATCACCAGTCTGAAGAGTTGCTGCTCAAGGATTTGCCTGTAATTCCGCTGTGGTATGACAATGTGTCTGCTGGAGCTGCTCAGAAGATGAAGACTGTGAAGTTCAATTACATGGGGTTGCCTTCATATTATGAGTTGGAGAAGGCTGAGTAG
- the thiM gene encoding hydroxyethylthiazole kinase codes for MLTEMLNNVRENKPLVHNITNFVTVNDCANIVLASGGSPIMADGVDEVEEITSICASLNINIGTLNDATREAMLRAGKKANAVGHPVVLDPVGVGASTLRNETTVQLIKEVQFAVIRGNISEMKFIAQLLDIEVETASHSRGVDASDEDAVTAENLGEAVEFAKSMARATGSVIAMTGAIDIVANEQKAYCIFNGHAEMSTITGTGCQLSALLGAYLGANPSTPLEAAATAVIVMGVCGEIGHERMTELDGNSSYRNYIIDAVQRLTPEQLEEKARYEVR; via the coding sequence ATGCTCACAGAAATGCTCAATAATGTGCGCGAAAATAAACCACTTGTGCATAATATTACTAATTTTGTCACGGTCAATGATTGTGCCAATATCGTGTTAGCAAGCGGCGGATCACCAATTATGGCTGATGGCGTAGATGAGGTTGAAGAAATCACGTCTATTTGCGCTTCATTGAACATTAACATCGGAACACTCAATGACGCAACGCGTGAAGCAATGCTACGAGCCGGTAAAAAAGCTAATGCAGTGGGGCATCCAGTAGTGCTTGATCCAGTGGGTGTGGGCGCTTCGACGCTGCGCAATGAGACCACGGTTCAACTCATTAAAGAAGTGCAGTTTGCTGTTATTCGCGGCAATATTTCAGAGATGAAGTTTATTGCTCAACTTTTAGATATAGAGGTTGAAACGGCATCACACAGTCGCGGTGTAGATGCGAGCGATGAAGATGCTGTGACAGCGGAAAACCTCGGTGAAGCTGTTGAATTCGCTAAATCTATGGCTCGAGCAACTGGCTCAGTTATTGCGATGACTGGCGCTATCGACATTGTGGCAAATGAACAGAAAGCCTACTGCATTTTCAATGGTCACGCTGAAATGTCAACTATTACAGGCACCGGATGTCAGTTGTCTGCTCTGCTTGGCGCATACTTAGGGGCGAACCCATCAACGCCTTTAGAAGCCGCTGCAACGGCTGTAATTGTTATGGGCGTGTGCGGCGAAATTGGTCACGAGCGTATGACCGAGCTAGACGGAAACTCCAGCTATCGTAACTATATTATTGATGCTGTTCAGCGTTTAACTCCTGAGCAGCTCGAAGAAAAGGCGCGTTATGAAGTCCGATAA